A genomic window from Pungitius pungitius chromosome 12, fPunPun2.1, whole genome shotgun sequence includes:
- the LOC119220541 gene encoding cartilage intermediate layer protein 1-like — translation MNTLLSIAIFAGLFCASSQRVAPDAIIPVDQRYCWTSWYDRDNPSGTGDWELLSDLWTEYPGQICNMPVAIEAYTISGTPASLTGDVYTSHPVYGFVCVNNQQKTGSCLDYKVRFMCPCRRV, via the exons ATGAACACATTg TTAAGCATTGCCATTTTCGCTGGATTGTTCTGTG CAAGCAGCCAGCGGGTGGCTCCTGACGCCATCATTCCAGTGGACCAAAGAT ATTGCTGGACTTCATGGTACGACCGAGACAATCCCAGTGGAACCGGGGACTGGGAGCTTTTGTCTGACCTGTGGACAGAATACCCAGGACAAATCTGTAACATGCCTGTGGCCATTGAGGCATACACCATCTCAGGCACCCCAGCAAGTCTCACAGGGGATGTCTACAC CTCCCATCCAGTTTATGGATTTGTTTGCGTCAATAATCAGCAAAAAACTGGGTCGTGCCTTGACTACAAAGTTCGGTTCATGTGTCCATGCAGAAGAGTCTGA